In a genomic window of Enterobacter asburiae:
- a CDS encoding type 1 glutamine amidotransferase, which yields MHIHFIIHEHFEAPGAYEIWGKNRGCSLSYSRVYQGDPLPEDLESTDLLIIMGGPQSPATTLEECPWFDAQAEMRLIGRAIGAGKTVIGVCLGSQLIGEALGAGFCQSPKKEIGKFPVRLTDAGKANPLFENFGLELSVGHWHNDMPGLTPQAKVLAYSEGCPRQIVQYGERVYGFQCHMELTAEIVELLIEHSQNDLRRADEFRFVETAEKLRSHDYREMNQVLFSFLDKLTALR from the coding sequence ATGCACATTCATTTTATCATTCATGAACATTTCGAAGCGCCAGGCGCCTATGAAATCTGGGGGAAAAATCGCGGCTGTAGCCTGAGCTACTCCAGAGTTTATCAGGGCGATCCGTTACCCGAAGACCTGGAGAGCACAGACTTGCTTATCATCATGGGAGGCCCGCAGTCACCTGCCACCACGCTTGAGGAGTGCCCCTGGTTTGATGCGCAGGCGGAAATGCGACTCATCGGCCGCGCAATAGGGGCGGGTAAAACGGTGATTGGCGTTTGTCTGGGCTCGCAGCTTATCGGTGAAGCGCTGGGCGCAGGGTTTTGCCAAAGCCCGAAAAAAGAGATCGGTAAATTTCCCGTCAGGCTCACAGATGCAGGCAAGGCGAACCCGCTGTTTGAGAATTTTGGCCTCGAGCTGAGCGTCGGTCACTGGCATAACGACATGCCAGGGTTGACGCCACAGGCTAAGGTGCTCGCTTACAGCGAGGGCTGTCCCCGTCAGATCGTGCAATATGGCGAACGGGTTTACGGTTTTCAGTGCCATATGGAACTGACGGCGGAGATCGTTGAGTTGCTGATTGAACATTCGCAGAACGATCTCCGCCGTGCGGATGAATTTCGTTTTGTCGAAACGGCGGAAAAACTACGCTCGCATGATTATCGCGAAATGAATCAGGTGCTGTTTTCTTTTCTCGATAAACTGACCGCCCTGCGCTGA
- a CDS encoding CidA/LrgA family protein, protein MSKSLNIIWQYLRAFVLIYACLYAGIFIASLLPITIPGSIIGMLILFVLLALQILPAKWVNPGCFVLIRYMALLFVPIGVGVMQYFDLLKAQFGPIVVSCAVSTLVVFLVVSWSSHLVHGERNVIGEKTKK, encoded by the coding sequence ATGAGCAAATCATTGAACATTATCTGGCAATATCTGCGCGCATTCGTCCTGATTTACGCCTGCCTGTATGCCGGGATTTTCATCGCGTCGCTGCTGCCCATCACCATTCCCGGCAGCATTATCGGCATGCTAATCCTCTTTGTTTTGCTGGCGCTGCAAATCCTGCCCGCAAAATGGGTCAACCCCGGCTGCTTCGTCCTCATTCGCTATATGGCGCTGCTTTTCGTACCAATCGGCGTCGGGGTTATGCAGTATTTTGATTTGCTCAAAGCCCAGTTCGGCCCGATTGTGGTTTCCTGCGCGGTCAGTACGCTGGTGGTTTTCCTGGTGGTGAGCTGGAGTTCGCATCTGGTGCATGGCGAACGCAACGTGATCGGGGAGAAAACAAAAAAATGA
- a CDS encoding CidB/LrgB family autolysis modulator: MMANIWWSLPLTLAVFFAARKLAARFKMPLLNPLLVAMVVIIPFLLLTGIPYERYFAGSKILNDLLQPAVVALAFPLYEQLHQIRARWKSIITICFVGSLVAMITGTSVALLMGASPQIAASILPKSVTTPIAMAVGGSLGGIPAISAMCVIFVGILGAVFGHTLLNGMRIHTKAARGLSMGTASHALGTARCAELDYQEGAFSSLALVICGIITSLLAPFIFPLILAVMG, from the coding sequence ATGATGGCTAATATCTGGTGGTCGCTGCCGCTAACCCTGGCGGTGTTCTTCGCCGCGCGCAAGCTTGCCGCACGTTTCAAAATGCCGTTGCTGAACCCGCTGCTGGTGGCGATGGTGGTCATTATTCCGTTCCTGCTGCTCACCGGCATTCCTTATGAACGCTACTTTGCCGGCAGCAAAATTTTAAACGACCTGCTGCAGCCTGCCGTTGTGGCGCTCGCCTTTCCTTTATATGAGCAGCTCCACCAGATCCGCGCCCGCTGGAAATCCATCATTACCATCTGTTTTGTGGGCAGCCTGGTGGCGATGATCACCGGCACGTCGGTAGCGCTTTTGATGGGGGCCTCGCCGCAGATTGCCGCCTCGATTCTGCCAAAATCGGTGACCACACCTATCGCGATGGCTGTCGGTGGCAGCCTGGGCGGGATCCCGGCCATCAGCGCGATGTGCGTCATTTTCGTCGGTATTCTCGGTGCGGTGTTTGGTCACACCCTGCTGAACGGGATGCGTATTCATACTAAAGCGGCACGGGGACTGTCGATGGGGACCGCCTCCCACGCCCTGGGCACTGCCCGCTGCGCGGAGCTGGATTATCAGGAAGGGGCGTTTAGCTCGCTGGCTTTGGTGATCTGCGGAATTATCACCTCCCTGCTGGCCCCGTTCATTTTCCCGCTGATTCTGGCGGTGATGGGCTAA
- the cdd gene encoding cytidine deaminase — translation MHPRFQAAFAQLAENLQSALAPVLADAHFPALLTAEQVTVLKQATGLDEDALAFALLPLAAACARADLSHFNVGAIARGVSGTWYFGGNMEFLGATMQQTVHAEQSAISHAWLRGEKALSAITVNYTPCGHCRQFMNELNSGLQLRINLPGRAPHTLGDYLPDAFGPKDLEIKTLLMDEQDHGFALSGDDLNQAAIRAANKSHTPYSKSPSGVALQCRDGRIFTGSYAENAAFNPTLPPLQGALNLLSLNGYDYPDIQRAILAEKADAPLIQWDATAATLKALGCTTIDRVLLA, via the coding sequence ATGCACCCACGTTTTCAAGCTGCTTTCGCCCAGCTTGCAGAGAATTTGCAGTCAGCCCTTGCTCCCGTTCTGGCAGATGCACACTTCCCCGCCCTGCTGACCGCGGAGCAGGTCACGGTGCTGAAACAGGCAACGGGACTGGACGAAGACGCGCTGGCTTTCGCACTGCTTCCCCTGGCTGCCGCCTGCGCGCGGGCCGATCTCTCCCACTTTAACGTCGGGGCCATTGCGCGCGGCGTCAGCGGCACCTGGTACTTCGGCGGCAATATGGAGTTCCTGGGCGCGACCATGCAGCAGACCGTTCACGCCGAGCAGAGCGCCATCAGCCACGCCTGGCTGCGCGGTGAGAAAGCCCTGAGCGCCATTACCGTTAACTACACCCCCTGCGGCCACTGCCGTCAGTTTATGAACGAGCTGAACAGCGGGCTGCAGCTGCGCATCAACCTGCCGGGACGCGCGCCGCACACGCTGGGCGATTACCTGCCTGACGCCTTTGGCCCGAAAGATCTGGAGATCAAAACGTTGCTGATGGACGAGCAGGATCACGGTTTCGCCCTGTCCGGCGATGACCTGAACCAGGCGGCCATTCGCGCGGCGAACAAAAGCCACACGCCTTACAGCAAGTCCCCGAGCGGCGTGGCGCTGCAGTGCCGCGACGGCCGTATCTTCACCGGCAGCTATGCGGAAAACGCCGCGTTTAACCCAACGCTGCCGCCGCTGCAGGGCGCGCTCAACCTGCTGAGCCTGAACGGCTACGATTATCCGGACATTCAGCGCGCCATTCTGGCCGAAAAAGCCGATGCGCCACTGATCCAGTGGGATGCCACCGCCGCGACGCTCAAGGCGTTAGGCTGCACGACGATCGACCGCGTCCTGCTGGCATAA
- the sanA gene encoding outer membrane permeability protein SanA, whose amino-acid sequence MLKRVFYSLSVLVGILLFIVLGLDRWMSWKTAPYIFDDLQDLPYRQVGVVLGTAKYYRTGVINQYYRYRIQGALNAYNSGKVNYLLLSGDNALQSYNEPVTMRKDLIAAGVDPADIVLDYAGFRTLDSIVRTRKVFDTNDFIIITQRFHCERALFIALHMGIQAQCYAVPSPKDMLSVRVREFGARFGALADLYIFKREPRFLGPLVPIPAMHEVPEDAQGYPAVTPEQLLDMQKKEKK is encoded by the coding sequence ATGTTAAAGCGCGTTTTTTACAGCCTGTCTGTCCTGGTCGGCATACTGCTGTTTATCGTGCTGGGTCTCGATCGCTGGATGAGCTGGAAAACCGCCCCCTACATCTTTGACGATCTGCAGGACCTGCCCTATCGTCAGGTTGGCGTGGTGCTCGGCACCGCCAAGTATTACCGCACCGGGGTGATCAACCAGTACTACCGCTACCGCATTCAGGGCGCGCTGAACGCCTACAATAGCGGCAAGGTGAACTACCTGCTGCTGAGCGGCGATAACGCCCTGCAAAGCTATAATGAGCCGGTGACGATGCGGAAGGATTTGATTGCCGCTGGCGTCGATCCTGCCGATATCGTGCTCGACTACGCCGGATTCCGCACCCTGGACTCCATCGTGCGTACGCGCAAAGTCTTCGACACCAACGACTTCATCATCATCACTCAGCGCTTCCACTGCGAGCGCGCGCTTTTTATCGCGCTGCATATGGGCATTCAGGCGCAGTGTTACGCCGTGCCGTCGCCAAAAGATATGCTGAGCGTGCGCGTCCGCGAGTTCGGCGCGCGTTTTGGCGCCCTGGCCGACCTCTACATTTTCAAACGCGAACCTCGCTTTCTCGGCCCGCTGGTGCCGATCCCGGCGATGCATGAAGTACCGGAAGACGCGCAGGGTTACCCGGCCGTCACCCCGGAGCAACTGCTTGATATGCAGAAAAAAGAGAAAAAATAG
- a CDS encoding glutamine synthetase, with translation MNAFFLKSLRPYFNFPGLSLPGALNSGLWLDEKIDALQHNVSVEVADYLERYPQTKHIDVYLNDINGIMRGKRLPVESMLALEKGCYFPLSVYSMDQKGKIAAPLHDEPDRLCLPVAGSLRPCPQDPQHNAQILLTMQDSDDKPCPLEPRVILQNVLSRFHQHGLYPVIAPEIEFYLTGQRDRDPQNQGCFHMDTSTTHAALFDELEQLAHLQRIPLSGIVAEAESGQYELNLKHSHRVIEVCDNVLALRRMTRYVAEKHGLQANFMAKPFSQLSGSGLHFHFSLNNSRGENVFASPVNALNSMMRLCIAGQLALMPASIAILAPGVNAFRRLRKNLTEPVFNSWGYNTRSAALRIPCSEDSNRRIEYRLAGADANPYLVAATILTGMLYGLENIDEDDLPEPQHDEPALPLFQQEAIETFSRCQYLTDSLGDAFCEQWVACKLSELDWFESIVTREESHLA, from the coding sequence ATGAATGCGTTTTTCCTGAAAAGTCTCCGTCCCTATTTTAACTTTCCCGGTTTATCGCTTCCTGGCGCACTCAATTCCGGCCTTTGGCTTGATGAAAAAATTGACGCGCTGCAGCACAACGTTTCGGTCGAAGTCGCGGATTATCTCGAACGTTACCCGCAGACGAAACATATTGACGTTTACCTGAACGATATCAACGGCATTATGCGCGGCAAGCGGCTCCCGGTAGAGAGCATGCTGGCGCTGGAAAAAGGCTGTTACTTCCCCCTCTCCGTCTACTCTATGGATCAGAAAGGAAAAATCGCCGCCCCGCTTCATGATGAACCGGACCGACTCTGCCTCCCCGTCGCCGGTTCCCTGCGCCCCTGCCCGCAGGATCCGCAGCACAACGCGCAGATCCTGCTGACGATGCAAGACAGCGACGATAAACCCTGCCCGCTGGAGCCACGAGTCATCCTGCAGAACGTCCTGTCCCGCTTCCACCAGCACGGGCTCTATCCAGTGATTGCTCCGGAAATCGAATTCTATCTGACGGGACAACGCGATCGGGATCCGCAAAATCAGGGGTGTTTTCATATGGATACCTCAACAACCCATGCGGCACTGTTTGACGAGCTGGAACAGTTGGCGCACCTTCAGCGCATCCCGCTGTCCGGGATCGTGGCGGAAGCCGAATCCGGTCAGTACGAATTAAACCTGAAGCATAGCCATCGCGTCATTGAGGTCTGCGATAACGTGCTTGCCCTGCGCCGAATGACCCGTTACGTAGCCGAAAAGCACGGCCTGCAGGCCAACTTTATGGCTAAGCCTTTCAGCCAGCTGTCCGGCAGCGGTTTACACTTCCATTTCAGCCTGAATAACAGTCGCGGCGAAAACGTTTTTGCTTCTCCGGTGAACGCGCTTAACAGCATGATGCGTTTGTGCATCGCAGGGCAGCTGGCGCTGATGCCCGCCTCTATCGCCATCCTTGCGCCGGGCGTCAACGCGTTTCGTCGCCTGCGTAAAAACCTGACGGAACCCGTCTTTAACTCCTGGGGTTATAACACCCGCTCCGCCGCATTGCGTATTCCCTGCTCGGAGGACAGCAACCGCCGCATTGAGTACCGGCTGGCCGGGGCGGATGCCAATCCCTATCTGGTCGCCGCCACGATCCTGACCGGCATGCTGTACGGGCTGGAAAATATCGACGAGGACGATTTGCCTGAACCGCAGCATGATGAACCCGCGCTGCCGCTGTTTCAGCAGGAAGCAATCGAGACATTTTCCCGCTGTCAGTACCTCACCGACAGCCTGGGTGACGCCTTTTGCGAACAGTGGGTGGCCTGTAAGCTTTCAGAGCTCGACTGGTTTGAGAGCATTGTGACCCGCGAAGAGTCACATCTGGCGTAG
- the mglC gene encoding galactose/methyl galactoside ABC transporter permease MglC, translating to MSALNKKSFLTYLKEGGIYVVLLVLLAIIIFQDPTFLSLLNLSNILTQSSVRIIIALGVAGLIVTQGTDLSAGRQVGLAAVIAATLLQSMENANKVFPEMATMPIFVVILIVCAIGAVIGLINGIIIAYLNVTPFITTLGTMIIVYGINSLYYDFVGASPISGFDSGFSTFTQGFIALGSFRLSYITFYALIAVAFVWILWNKTRFGKNIFAIGGNPEAAKVSGVNVALNLLMIYALSGVFYAFGGMLEAGRIGSATNNLGFMYELDAIAACVVGGVSFSGGVGTVLGVVTGVIIFTVINYGLTYIGVNPYWQYIIKGAIIIFAVALDSLKYARKK from the coding sequence ATGAGTGCGTTAAATAAAAAAAGTTTTCTCACTTACCTGAAAGAAGGCGGTATTTACGTTGTTCTTTTAGTCCTGCTGGCCATTATTATTTTCCAGGACCCTACGTTCTTAAGCCTGCTGAACCTGAGTAACATTCTGACCCAGTCCTCCGTGCGTATCATCATCGCGCTGGGCGTGGCGGGCCTTATCGTCACCCAGGGGACGGACCTGTCTGCCGGCCGTCAGGTCGGCCTGGCGGCGGTTATTGCGGCAACCCTGCTGCAATCAATGGAAAACGCCAACAAGGTGTTCCCGGAAATGGCGACCATGCCGATTTTCGTGGTGATTCTGATCGTCTGCGCCATCGGGGCGGTGATTGGCCTGATTAACGGTATCATCATCGCTTACCTGAACGTGACGCCATTTATCACCACCCTGGGTACGATGATCATCGTTTACGGCATCAACTCCCTCTACTACGACTTTGTGGGTGCGTCACCGATTTCGGGCTTTGACAGCGGCTTCTCGACCTTTACGCAAGGGTTTATCGCGCTGGGCAGCTTCCGCCTGTCGTATATCACCTTCTATGCGCTGATTGCGGTGGCGTTCGTCTGGATCCTGTGGAACAAAACGCGTTTTGGTAAAAACATCTTCGCAATCGGCGGTAACCCGGAAGCGGCGAAAGTCTCCGGCGTAAACGTTGCCCTGAACCTGCTGATGATTTACGCGCTGTCCGGTGTGTTCTACGCCTTCGGTGGAATGCTGGAAGCGGGCCGCATCGGCTCCGCAACCAACAACCTTGGCTTCATGTATGAGCTGGATGCAATTGCTGCCTGCGTCGTCGGCGGCGTCTCGTTCAGCGGCGGTGTGGGTACCGTGCTTGGCGTGGTGACCGGTGTGATCATCTTCACCGTCATCAACTATGGCCTGACCTACATCGGCGTGAACCCTTACTGGCAGTACATCATCAAGGGCGCCATCATTATCTTCGCGGTGGCGCTGGATTCACTGAAGTACGCGCGCAAGAAGTAA